The Populus alba chromosome 6, ASM523922v2, whole genome shotgun sequence genomic interval CACTACCGACCCTCACAGAACCTAACATTCCTCTCCCTCTATCATGACAGAAGAAACACAAGGCAAGTGGGAAGGCAAGGCCACGGTTGAGCTAAGAGGCCCAACAGCAGACCAAGTATGGCCTTGCTTGGAGGACTTCTGTAATCTACAAAAGTGGCTTCCACGAGTGGATACATGCTACCGAGTTGAGGGTGAGCTTGGACAACCTGGCCTGGTTCGGTGCTGCAATTTTAGCAAAGTACCATCGGAAGGGAGTCATGAAGACGAAGAGAATAAGGTCATCTGGGCCAAAGAGAAGCTAATAATGATCAATCCAAGCGAACGGTGTCTAAGCTATGAGATCCTTGAAAATAACGCTGGATTCAAGTCATATGTGGCCACCATTAAAGTATCGCCAATCAACGATGGAGATGGGGATGGTCAACATGGGTGCACGATCGAGTGGTCCTTCATTGCTGATCCAATTGAAGGGTGGCCATTGGAGGATTTCAATTCCTATATTGATTCCTCTCTCCAGTTCATGGGGAAAAAAATGGAACAGGATGTCCTATctagataattttatttaaaaaattagcctGTCTAGCTgaaatttggtttttaattgaataagaaGTGCTGTTATTAGCTTAGTTATCAGGAGAAACACCTTGTCTACGCCTTTTCTCAACTCTCATGAAAACTTCTTCTGCAATAAATTTCTTGGTAAATTAGAGTTGTAGAATCTTGAAATGGCAAGATATGATCTTGGACACTTGATGAAACCTTGTCCTGGCGGTATCTATGGATTGGCAAATCTTAGGTAAgggaatttaataaaaatttcctAAACTTTCTCCAAGAAGCTATACtcaaatatatcaatataactctcttttttttgcttttcccCCCTTAATAAGATAAGGAAGATACTGTAATCTAATTCTCTCAAGGGAAAAGAGATT includes:
- the LOC118030672 gene encoding lachrymatory-factor synthase codes for the protein MTEETQGKWEGKATVELRGPTADQVWPCLEDFCNLQKWLPRVDTCYRVEGELGQPGLVRCCNFSKVPSEGSHEDEENKVIWAKEKLIMINPSERCLSYEILENNAGFKSYVATIKVSPINDGDGDGQHGCTIEWSFIADPIEGWPLEDFNSYIDSSLQFMGKKMEQDVLSR